One window of Microcoleus vaginatus PCC 9802 genomic DNA carries:
- a CDS encoding glycosyltransferase, with protein sequence MATAILDLEMSKLPPEIRVEERYSKALVLIRLHGKPIGQALLSLVGGHADGSQLRETLMNAAGENLWKNWLYDTLAWDERGPVQAMPLATVAVCTRDRPEDLRRCLDALMQNPDEGQEYLVIDNCPSTDATKEVVKNYPQVRYVREDVPGSSAARNRALREAKHEFVAFTDDDAAPDPNWLRSLLLNFSDPRVMCVTGLVMPLELETEAQEWFEWYSPHGRGFERRVFDGAQCNPLIVHLVGVSASMAVRKSLIDYIGLFDEALGAGTPTVGGEDCELFARILRAGYCIVYEPRALSWHRHRRTWEELRKTLQGYGIGVYAFWTRLFVINREFSVPLLAWGWLRYKQIPELIASLRKQPDAVPRDLLWAQFRGCFSGPMAYFASRKLLQKIKGSNE encoded by the coding sequence ATGGCAACAGCTATTCTTGACCTGGAAATGTCCAAACTTCCGCCAGAAATTAGGGTTGAGGAGCGTTACAGCAAAGCCTTGGTTTTAATTCGACTGCACGGAAAACCGATCGGCCAAGCTCTATTGTCGCTCGTCGGAGGTCACGCCGACGGCTCCCAATTGCGGGAAACACTGATGAACGCTGCGGGGGAGAACCTTTGGAAAAATTGGCTCTACGATACCCTCGCATGGGACGAACGCGGGCCTGTGCAGGCAATGCCGCTCGCCACAGTAGCGGTTTGCACGCGCGATCGCCCGGAAGATTTGCGGCGCTGTCTAGACGCGCTGATGCAGAACCCAGACGAGGGTCAGGAATACTTAGTAATTGACAATTGTCCCAGCACGGACGCTACCAAGGAAGTGGTCAAAAATTACCCACAAGTCCGCTATGTGCGCGAAGACGTACCAGGCTCCAGCGCTGCCCGTAACCGAGCTTTACGCGAAGCTAAACATGAATTCGTAGCCTTTACAGATGACGATGCTGCCCCCGATCCGAACTGGCTGCGATCGCTCTTGTTGAATTTTAGCGATCCGCGAGTTATGTGCGTCACGGGGCTGGTGATGCCCTTGGAACTGGAAACCGAAGCGCAAGAATGGTTTGAGTGGTACAGCCCGCACGGGCGGGGATTTGAGCGCCGAGTTTTTGATGGGGCACAGTGCAATCCTCTGATTGTGCATCTTGTGGGAGTTTCGGCGAGTATGGCTGTGCGGAAAAGTTTGATCGACTACATTGGCCTGTTTGACGAAGCTTTGGGGGCGGGAACACCCACGGTGGGTGGCGAAGACTGTGAACTCTTTGCCCGCATTTTGCGCGCGGGTTATTGCATTGTCTACGAGCCGAGAGCATTGAGCTGGCACCGCCATCGCCGCACTTGGGAAGAATTGCGAAAAACGCTCCAAGGCTACGGCATCGGAGTCTATGCTTTCTGGACGCGGCTGTTTGTAATCAACAGAGAATTTAGTGTGCCTCTATTAGCTTGGGGATGGCTGCGGTATAAGCAAATTCCCGAATTAATTGCTTCTTTGCGAAAGCAACCGGATGCGGTTCCGAGGGATTTGCTATGGGCTCAATTTCGCGGCTGCTTTAGCGGGCCGATGGCTTATTTTGCTTCTCGGAAGTTGTTACAAAAAATTAAGGGGAGCAATGAATAG
- a CDS encoding glycosyltransferase family 2 protein → MENLTVSIIIPSHNRSSSLRRALDALHLQTYPLDLIEVIVVADSCIDDTLAMLQDYKAPFKLQAIEVNCRSASIARNTGAASATGKLLLFLDDDIEALPPLVESHARVHRERPGAAVMGPYPPKLHGGTRFFDVEVRSWWEEKFYQMSQPGHRFTYQDLLSGNLSLDAELFGRLDGFDSAFGNCGGEDYEFGVRLLKAGVPFAVAGDAVGYHYEHETNNLDRSFRRSRQEGRSDVLIGRRHPELRPILQVAAYETAYSLVDKIVVAVTFFWPAAVDWLAQGLRESLDLLESLRMRGTWRWLRSKLRGYWYLRGVIDELKSRSAISSFMQGGPARAHLGGYEINIDLQQGWEAAESLLDAERPAGVYLYYDQLTVGHIIPQAGAEPLRGAHLRSILALHFAQPLAGAIAVNGLPRTAETLEDKPLVAFETYELAIKS, encoded by the coding sequence ATGGAAAATCTAACAGTTAGCATAATTATTCCTAGCCACAACCGAAGTTCTTCGCTGCGGCGGGCTTTGGATGCTTTGCACTTGCAGACTTATCCGCTCGACCTGATCGAGGTTATTGTAGTGGCAGATAGCTGCATTGACGATACTTTGGCAATGCTACAAGACTACAAAGCTCCCTTTAAACTGCAGGCGATCGAGGTAAATTGCCGAAGTGCTTCCATCGCCCGCAATACTGGAGCGGCTTCGGCTACCGGGAAATTGCTGCTGTTTCTCGACGACGATATCGAAGCGCTGCCACCTTTGGTGGAAAGCCATGCGCGGGTTCACCGAGAGCGTCCGGGAGCGGCTGTCATGGGCCCCTATCCGCCTAAGTTGCACGGAGGAACTAGGTTTTTTGACGTGGAAGTGCGCTCGTGGTGGGAAGAGAAGTTTTATCAGATGAGCCAACCTGGTCACCGATTTACTTATCAAGATTTGCTCAGCGGCAACCTTTCTTTGGATGCAGAACTGTTTGGTCGTCTCGATGGGTTTGATTCGGCTTTTGGGAACTGCGGCGGAGAAGATTACGAGTTTGGGGTGCGTTTGCTGAAAGCTGGTGTACCTTTTGCTGTAGCGGGGGATGCTGTGGGCTATCATTACGAACACGAAACTAATAATCTCGATCGCTCTTTTCGCCGCTCTCGTCAGGAAGGGCGCTCGGATGTTTTGATAGGCCGCCGACACCCGGAACTTAGACCGATACTGCAGGTAGCAGCCTACGAAACTGCTTACTCGCTGGTAGATAAAATTGTGGTGGCGGTCACGTTTTTCTGGCCGGCTGCGGTAGATTGGCTAGCCCAGGGACTGAGGGAATCTCTTGATTTACTCGAAAGCTTGCGGATGCGGGGAACTTGGCGGTGGTTGCGGTCAAAATTGCGCGGTTATTGGTATTTGCGGGGTGTCATTGATGAGTTGAAAAGTCGCTCTGCTATTTCTAGTTTTATGCAAGGAGGCCCGGCCCGTGCTCATTTGGGCGGATATGAAATTAACATTGATTTGCAGCAAGGTTGGGAAGCTGCAGAAAGTCTGCTGGATGCGGAACGACCGGCTGGGGTTTACCTGTATTATGACCAACTGACAGTCGGTCATATTATTCCGCAAGCGGGCGCGGAACCGCTGCGGGGCGCTCACTTGCGATCTATTCTGGCGCTTCACTTTGCTCAACCGCTGGCTGGGGCGATCGCGGTTAACGGTTTGCCCCGCACTGCTGAAACGCTTGAAGACAAACCTTTAGTTGCTTTTGAAACTTACGAGTTAGCAATTAAGAGCTAA
- a CDS encoding glycosyltransferase, with protein sequence MAIKVMEIEFTEQINPIRQLEQYEGVRILVRYRGRLLGWAYVSNNPWEQTISAERVRQTIVDQLGKELVRSTLGEQFGAVSEAVADRHLPSISVVICTRDRTDLLKGALEALLALDYPHREIIVIDNAPANSSTAELVARLPVRYVKEERPGLDWARNRGIAEARHEIIAFTDDDVRPDRGWLRAIASAFADPDIMAVSGLVAAAELETLSQQQFELIYGGMLQHLDRHKTDGSKLSVWELLWASKYGVGANMAFRRQVFEAVGNFDVALDVGTATRGGGDIEMFHRILAKGYSTFYEPRAFVWHLHRRSADALSRQLQDNGRSFGAYLLTCARNRTVPRWEILKFAMFNWFGWWLVRRLGAPGLLPRKLVVSELLGALDSPFAYRKAQLQAQQLGEIEPEEQLQSEPQEVAGGVR encoded by the coding sequence ATGGCAATAAAAGTGATGGAGATTGAGTTTACCGAACAGATTAATCCGATTAGGCAACTCGAACAATACGAAGGAGTTCGCATTTTAGTTCGCTACCGGGGACGCCTTCTGGGCTGGGCTTATGTTAGCAACAATCCCTGGGAACAAACAATTTCCGCTGAGCGAGTGCGACAAACAATTGTGGATCAGTTAGGAAAAGAGTTGGTGCGATCGACTTTAGGAGAGCAGTTCGGCGCTGTTTCTGAAGCAGTGGCGGATCGCCACCTGCCGTCAATTAGCGTTGTCATCTGCACGCGCGATCGCACAGATTTGCTCAAAGGCGCTCTGGAAGCTCTGCTCGCACTAGACTATCCCCACCGCGAAATTATCGTTATAGACAACGCTCCTGCAAACAGCAGCACCGCTGAATTAGTTGCGCGATTGCCGGTACGCTACGTCAAGGAAGAACGGCCAGGATTGGACTGGGCGCGCAATCGCGGGATCGCCGAAGCGCGGCATGAGATTATTGCTTTTACTGACGACGACGTGCGGCCCGATCGCGGTTGGCTGCGGGCGATCGCTTCGGCTTTTGCTGACCCGGACATTATGGCAGTTAGCGGTTTAGTGGCGGCAGCCGAACTGGAAACCTTGTCACAACAGCAATTTGAACTGATATATGGCGGAATGCTGCAACACCTCGACCGCCACAAAACCGACGGTAGCAAGCTTTCTGTGTGGGAGTTGCTGTGGGCGAGCAAATACGGCGTGGGGGCGAATATGGCTTTCCGGCGGCAAGTTTTCGAGGCTGTGGGCAATTTTGACGTTGCTCTCGATGTGGGGACTGCGACTCGCGGTGGTGGGGATATTGAGATGTTTCATCGGATTTTGGCTAAGGGATACTCGACTTTTTATGAGCCGAGAGCTTTTGTGTGGCACTTGCACCGGCGCAGCGCCGATGCTTTGAGCCGGCAGTTGCAGGATAACGGGCGCAGTTTTGGGGCTTATTTACTGACGTGCGCTCGCAACCGCACTGTGCCGCGCTGGGAAATTTTGAAATTTGCTATGTTTAATTGGTTCGGTTGGTGGCTGGTGCGCCGCTTGGGGGCTCCGGGTTTGCTGCCGCGCAAGTTGGTAGTCAGCGAGTTGCTAGGAGCTCTCGACAGTCCTTTTGCTTACAGAAAAGCGCAGTTGCAGGCGCAGCAGTTAGGTGAGATTGAGCCGGAAGAGCAGCTACAGTCTGAACCGCAGGAAGTTGCTGGAGGTGTGCGATGA
- a CDS encoding ABC transporter permease has protein sequence MRSVPKLIDRRKIAHFFDLLQVLVDRDMKLLYKRSALGIAWTLINPLLQLAVFSFVFRSVVPINVPKFSSFAFSGLLIWSWSQTALFQATGLITNNKALIRQPNFPTAILPVVTTMTGLIHFLLALPVLIIFLAIDGVQPSAVLFVLPLLMAIQFILTVSLAYPLAALNVTFRDTQHTLGVVLQMLFYLTPIFYDLNSVPKEFQPLYQLNPMVPLLGAYRAILLKGTQPDWVALLIVSLVVAALLPIGLGIFRRQSNTFVEEL, from the coding sequence ATGAGAAGTGTTCCAAAACTGATTGACAGGCGCAAAATCGCTCATTTCTTCGATTTGCTGCAGGTGTTGGTCGATCGCGATATGAAATTACTTTACAAGCGATCGGCTTTGGGAATTGCTTGGACTTTAATCAATCCGCTGTTGCAGTTAGCTGTATTTTCCTTTGTGTTTCGGTCTGTTGTACCGATTAACGTTCCGAAATTTTCTTCCTTTGCTTTCAGCGGTTTGTTAATCTGGAGTTGGTCTCAAACCGCATTATTTCAAGCAACTGGATTAATTACCAACAATAAAGCGCTAATCAGACAGCCTAATTTTCCCACGGCAATTTTGCCGGTAGTTACGACTATGACGGGACTAATTCACTTTCTGTTAGCTTTGCCGGTGTTAATTATCTTTCTGGCAATTGATGGCGTTCAGCCGAGTGCAGTGCTGTTTGTGTTGCCGCTGCTGATGGCTATTCAGTTTATTTTGACAGTCAGTTTGGCTTATCCCCTCGCCGCTTTGAATGTCACTTTTCGCGATACTCAGCACACTTTGGGCGTAGTTTTGCAGATGCTGTTTTACCTGACTCCGATTTTCTACGACCTCAACAGCGTCCCCAAAGAATTTCAGCCTCTTTATCAATTAAATCCAATGGTGCCACTGCTTGGAGCCTACCGCGCCATACTGCTCAAGGGTACGCAGCCGGATTGGGTGGCACTGTTAATTGTTAGCTTGGTTGTGGCTGCTCTTTTGCCGATCGGACTGGGAATTTTTAGACGGCAAAGCAATACTTTTGTGGAGGAATTGTAA
- a CDS encoding ATP-binding cassette domain-containing protein, with the protein MRQAIVVKGLGKRFNRYSADRPYTIMQAALAGFRQMKPQARFWALRDINFSVAPGEMLGILGKNGAGKSTLLQLVGGIGHAQEGTIEVNGRIGGLLDLGAGFHSDLTGRENVFVGAVVAGLTRREAARRFDDIVEFAELQQFIDSPMRTYSTGMQMRLAFSVAVHTDPEVLLVDEHLSVGDVAFQTKCLNRISEFKAQGCAIVLISHNATQIHKLCDRALWLKSGEIVAYGEPEVVVGQYLSEMRPPTEKRTPMLPPEVTSTGSQLRINDNRFGSLEVEITDVKVLPDDEINSGEPITVEIHYSVPKPISAAIFGVTISREDGQICFETNTNQMGRLLPLAEGKGTIRLHVDRLDLGNGQYYVNAGVYEKSLAYAYDYHWHTYPLYVRSTVNQKTILCPPYRWEFDGKMQVADLPEPAYKVHALNKDNPAYAQISTQLKNKQEPDFLIIGAQKCGTEPLSAYLANHLQIIKDGSRNIHFFDLNFERGVDWYSKQLTRSVADEKVLLWEMTPYYIYHPLVAERVYKCFPDVKLIVMLRNPVKRAWLHYHLEVASGCEKLDFEKAIASEPDRLKGEIEKIKADQSYYSFNHQHYSYLSRGIYVEQIRNWLDYFPREQLLILKSEDSEANADKVFSEVLDFLGISAIASKEYEMNTVEEYSKIPAAIEQQLTEYFQPYNQELSNLLKQDFTWS; encoded by the coding sequence ATGCGTCAAGCTATTGTTGTCAAGGGTTTGGGGAAACGTTTCAACCGCTACTCTGCCGATCGACCTTATACGATTATGCAGGCCGCTTTGGCGGGTTTTCGGCAGATGAAACCGCAGGCGCGTTTTTGGGCACTGCGGGATATCAATTTCAGTGTTGCTCCCGGGGAAATGCTGGGAATTCTCGGCAAGAATGGCGCGGGAAAATCGACGCTGCTGCAACTTGTTGGCGGTATCGGCCACGCTCAAGAAGGAACTATTGAAGTTAATGGCAGAATTGGCGGTTTGTTGGATTTGGGTGCGGGTTTTCACTCGGATTTAACGGGCAGAGAAAATGTGTTTGTGGGTGCGGTGGTGGCCGGTTTGACTCGTCGGGAAGCGGCGCGCCGGTTTGATGATATTGTTGAATTTGCAGAATTGCAACAGTTTATTGATAGTCCGATGCGGACTTACAGTACGGGGATGCAAATGCGGCTGGCTTTTTCGGTGGCGGTGCACACTGATCCAGAAGTCCTGTTAGTTGATGAACATTTGTCAGTTGGTGATGTGGCTTTTCAAACTAAATGTTTGAACAGAATATCGGAGTTTAAGGCTCAAGGATGTGCGATTGTTTTGATTTCTCACAACGCGACGCAAATTCATAAACTGTGCGATCGGGCTTTGTGGCTGAAATCAGGTGAAATCGTGGCTTACGGGGAACCAGAAGTGGTAGTCGGTCAGTATTTGTCGGAAATGCGCCCACCAACCGAAAAACGCACTCCCATGCTTCCCCCTGAAGTGACGAGTACGGGTTCGCAACTGCGAATCAATGACAATCGTTTCGGTTCTTTGGAAGTAGAAATTACAGATGTTAAAGTGTTGCCGGATGATGAGATAAACAGTGGTGAGCCTATTACTGTGGAAATTCATTATTCTGTACCGAAGCCAATTTCGGCTGCTATTTTTGGCGTGACAATCAGCCGGGAAGACGGTCAAATTTGTTTTGAGACTAATACTAATCAAATGGGCAGATTGCTGCCGCTGGCGGAAGGTAAAGGCACAATCCGCCTGCACGTAGACAGGCTGGATTTAGGCAACGGTCAGTATTACGTGAATGCTGGGGTTTACGAGAAGAGTTTGGCTTACGCCTACGATTATCATTGGCACACTTATCCGCTGTACGTGCGATCGACTGTAAACCAAAAAACGATTCTTTGTCCGCCCTACCGCTGGGAATTTGATGGCAAAATGCAGGTTGCGGATTTACCAGAACCAGCCTATAAAGTTCACGCCTTGAATAAGGATAATCCTGCCTATGCCCAGATTTCGACTCAGTTAAAAAATAAGCAGGAACCTGACTTTTTAATTATTGGCGCTCAAAAGTGCGGCACGGAACCTCTATCCGCCTATCTGGCAAATCACTTGCAAATTATCAAAGATGGTTCCCGCAACATTCACTTTTTTGATTTGAATTTTGAGCGGGGCGTTGATTGGTACAGCAAGCAGTTGACGCGCAGTGTGGCGGATGAGAAGGTGTTGCTGTGGGAAATGACTCCTTACTATATTTATCATCCGTTGGTGGCAGAGCGGGTTTACAAGTGTTTTCCGGATGTTAAGCTAATTGTAATGCTGCGAAACCCGGTCAAACGAGCTTGGCTGCACTATCATTTAGAAGTGGCGAGCGGCTGCGAAAAGCTGGATTTTGAAAAGGCGATCGCTTCCGAACCAGATCGCCTAAAAGGTGAAATTGAAAAGATCAAAGCTGATCAAAGTTATTACAGTTTCAACCACCAACATTATTCTTATTTGTCACGAGGAATTTATGTTGAACAAATCAGGAATTGGCTCGATTATTTTCCGAGGGAACAGTTGCTAATTCTCAAAAGCGAAGATTCTGAGGCAAATGCCGACAAAGTTTTTTCTGAAGTGTTAGATTTCTTGGGTATTAGTGCGATCGCAAGTAAAGAATATGAGATGAATACGGTCGAGGAGTATAGCAAAATACCAGCAG